In one window of Dokdonia sp. PRO95 DNA:
- the thrA gene encoding bifunctional aspartate kinase/homoserine dehydrogenase I, with protein MRILKFGGTSVGSVKNIEKVIAIVNHQAASHPVAVVVSAVGGITDLLLKAGTLAAQKDETYKDVFLEIHQKHTAFAKALTEGDAIVMADISALMSHLDDLLKGIFLINELSPKTLDKLAAFGELTSSRIITAAFNHKGIEATLKDSRQLIITDGNHTKASVLYDRTNENIKEFFAKASQNITILGGFIASTATGETSTLGRGGSDFTAAIIAAALEVDQLEIWTDVSGMFSANPKLVKQAKPIRDISYHEAMELSHFGAKVLYPPTIVPALSKNIPIYIKNTMAPDEAGTRIGQQEGSNGNPIKGISHISDVALLTLEGAGMVGISGISKRLFEVLSLQQINVILITQASSEHSICIGVMEADALRAKTAIETEFAYELSLRKIDPVIVETSLAIIALVGESMKSHQGISGKMFSTLGKNNVNIRAIAQGASEKNISAVIAEKDVKKALNSLHEVFFEGNRKQINLFITGVGNVGAKLLDQINSQKKYLKDHLNLNIRVLGLSNSRKMLVSEQAIDLDNWEEALAQGEKADIVRFRENVIALNQRNSVFVDITANEPVAMAYEEYLRNSIAVVACNKIAAAGKQEYYANLKRLSRKYNAPFKFETNVGAGLPIIDTLQNLIASGDSITKVQAVLSGSLNFVFNNFKSGDSFYDVVQQAKEEGYTEPDPRIDLSGVDVARKILILARESGLELELEDIVNSPFLTKNNLESTDVPHFFETLKEDAAHFEKLVADATAAGKRLKYVAQLDNGKASVGLQSVGADSPFYNLEGSDNIVLFYTARYPEQPLIVKGAGAGGDVTASGLFSDIIRLR; from the coding sequence ATGCGCATATTAAAATTTGGAGGCACTTCTGTGGGGAGTGTTAAAAACATAGAAAAAGTAATCGCTATTGTAAACCATCAAGCAGCTTCACATCCAGTAGCTGTTGTTGTTTCGGCAGTGGGTGGAATTACAGATTTATTACTAAAGGCCGGAACGCTTGCTGCTCAAAAAGACGAAACTTATAAGGATGTATTTTTAGAAATACACCAAAAACACACGGCTTTTGCAAAAGCACTTACCGAAGGTGATGCTATAGTAATGGCAGATATAAGTGCACTTATGTCGCACTTAGACGACTTACTCAAGGGTATTTTTTTAATCAACGAGCTTTCACCTAAAACACTAGACAAACTCGCTGCTTTTGGAGAGCTTACCAGCAGCCGTATCATAACAGCAGCCTTCAACCATAAAGGGATTGAAGCCACATTAAAAGATAGTAGACAACTTATCATTACCGATGGTAATCATACCAAAGCCAGTGTATTGTATGATCGCACTAATGAAAATATCAAGGAATTTTTCGCGAAAGCGTCACAAAACATCACCATTCTAGGAGGATTTATTGCGAGTACTGCTACGGGAGAAACAAGTACACTAGGTCGTGGTGGCTCAGATTTTACTGCGGCTATAATTGCAGCTGCGCTGGAAGTCGACCAACTTGAAATATGGACAGATGTGAGTGGGATGTTCTCTGCAAACCCGAAGCTTGTAAAACAGGCAAAACCTATACGTGACATATCATATCACGAGGCGATGGAGTTATCGCATTTTGGAGCAAAGGTGCTCTACCCTCCTACTATCGTGCCTGCGCTTAGTAAAAACATTCCTATTTATATCAAAAATACGATGGCTCCAGATGAAGCTGGAACTCGCATAGGACAGCAAGAAGGAAGCAATGGAAACCCTATTAAGGGAATCTCTCATATAAGTGATGTTGCACTACTCACTCTGGAAGGCGCAGGAATGGTGGGAATTTCTGGAATTTCAAAACGCCTTTTTGAAGTACTCTCTTTACAGCAAATAAATGTGATCCTTATTACACAGGCTTCTAGCGAACATAGCATCTGTATCGGTGTGATGGAGGCTGATGCCTTGCGTGCAAAAACAGCAATAGAAACAGAGTTTGCTTACGAGCTATCACTACGTAAGATTGATCCGGTGATTGTCGAGACTTCTCTTGCCATTATTGCACTCGTAGGAGAATCTATGAAAAGTCATCAAGGGATTTCTGGTAAAATGTTCTCCACACTTGGTAAAAACAACGTGAATATACGGGCCATTGCACAAGGAGCGAGTGAGAAAAATATCTCTGCAGTAATTGCCGAGAAGGATGTAAAAAAAGCGCTTAACAGCCTGCATGAAGTTTTCTTTGAAGGAAACAGAAAGCAAATTAATCTCTTCATTACTGGTGTAGGAAATGTGGGAGCAAAACTCCTTGATCAAATTAATAGTCAGAAAAAATATCTGAAAGACCATCTCAACCTTAATATAAGAGTTCTAGGACTTTCAAACAGTCGCAAGATGCTCGTCTCAGAACAAGCTATTGATTTAGATAATTGGGAAGAAGCGCTTGCACAAGGTGAGAAGGCAGATATTGTTCGCTTTCGCGAAAACGTAATCGCTCTCAACCAGCGCAACTCAGTATTTGTAGATATTACGGCAAATGAACCCGTAGCAATGGCATATGAAGAATACTTGAGAAATAGCATCGCAGTGGTTGCATGTAATAAAATTGCTGCCGCTGGAAAACAAGAATACTATGCAAACCTTAAACGATTAAGCAGAAAATATAATGCTCCATTTAAGTTTGAAACCAACGTAGGTGCTGGTTTACCTATAATAGACACTTTACAGAACCTTATCGCGTCTGGTGATAGTATTACTAAAGTACAAGCGGTACTTTCTGGTAGTCTCAACTTTGTTTTTAATAACTTTAAAAGCGGTGATAGCTTTTATGATGTAGTACAACAAGCCAAAGAAGAAGGCTACACAGAGCCAGATCCTCGTATTGATTTAAGTGGTGTAGATGTGGCACGTAAAATTCTTATACTCGCAAGAGAAAGCGGACTTGAATTAGAGCTAGAAGATATTGTAAACTCACCTTTTTTAACCAAAAACAATCTAGAAAGCACAGACGTTCCTCACTTCTTTGAAACACTTAAAGAAGATGCAGCACACTTTGAAAAACTAGTTGCCGATGCTACAGCAGCAGGAAAACGCCTTAAATATGTAGCACAGTTGGATAATGGCAAAGCAAGTGTAGGCTTACAGTCTGTAGGTGCAGACAGTCCGTTTTACAACCTTGAAGGGTCTGACAATATTGTTTTATTTTACACGGCACGCTACCCAGAGCAGCCGCTAATTGTAAAAGGTGCAGGTGCAGGAGGAGATGTTACTGCCAGCGGACTCTTCAGCGATATCATAAGACTTAGATAA
- a CDS encoding bifunctional ADP-dependent NAD(P)H-hydrate dehydratase/NAD(P)H-hydrate epimerase: MKIYSAKQIYEADKATIEKEGIPSYNLMERAGGYVYEWMNQRLQGQPVPIKVFCGIGNNGGDALVIARLLLKNGYNVDTYIVHCNDKRSPDFLKAYDALKSEVKKWPEIIKGVENFPEISPQDIVVDGIFGIGLNRCPDDWVKALFVKINESRAYTLSIDIPSGMYTDRGADKDDVIVHATFVLSFMSPKLAFFLPETGKYINMWDTIDIGLDPEFLAKTPTDVTLISKPEIQQMYKGRSQYSHKGMYGHSLIIGGSFGKMGAVQLASKAALRAGSGLVTAYVPQIGVPILQTALPEVMVETDNYNGKVFEEIDFQTEANAIAIGPGMGTDEKTVRAMESFLKKQKQPLVIDADAINIISKRPSLMEQVPPLSIFTPHPGELERLIGKWDDDFDKLEKTAKFAKNHNVIIVIKGAHTITVYDMNLYINTTGNPGLSTAGTGDVLTGVITGHIAQGYHPMEAAMMGVYFHGLAADVAVNQYGIEGLIAGDVTEFLGRAVMSLFEKPEQEGAQAPPQQ, translated from the coding sequence ATGAAAATATACAGCGCCAAACAAATTTACGAAGCAGATAAAGCAACCATTGAAAAGGAAGGGATTCCATCTTATAATCTCATGGAACGCGCCGGTGGTTACGTTTATGAGTGGATGAACCAGCGTTTACAAGGGCAGCCTGTGCCTATAAAAGTATTTTGTGGTATCGGTAACAATGGTGGTGACGCCTTAGTGATAGCAAGGTTACTTCTTAAAAATGGCTATAATGTAGACACGTATATTGTACACTGTAATGACAAGCGTTCTCCAGACTTTTTAAAAGCCTATGATGCTCTAAAGAGCGAAGTAAAAAAATGGCCAGAAATTATTAAAGGAGTAGAAAACTTCCCAGAGATAAGTCCGCAAGATATTGTGGTAGATGGAATCTTTGGGATAGGGCTTAACAGATGTCCAGATGATTGGGTAAAAGCACTTTTTGTAAAAATAAATGAGTCTAGGGCTTACACACTTTCTATCGATATCCCGTCTGGGATGTACACAGATAGAGGCGCAGATAAAGATGATGTAATTGTACATGCTACGTTTGTGCTCAGTTTTATGTCACCAAAACTTGCTTTCTTTTTACCAGAAACAGGCAAGTATATAAATATGTGGGATACTATTGATATAGGTCTAGATCCAGAATTTCTCGCAAAAACTCCTACTGATGTTACGCTAATTTCAAAACCGGAAATTCAGCAGATGTACAAAGGGAGGTCGCAGTATTCTCACAAGGGAATGTACGGCCATAGCTTAATTATAGGAGGAAGTTTTGGAAAAATGGGTGCTGTGCAACTTGCTAGTAAAGCTGCTCTTAGAGCGGGTAGTGGTCTTGTGACGGCTTATGTACCGCAAATAGGCGTTCCTATATTACAAACGGCGCTTCCAGAAGTAATGGTAGAGACCGATAATTATAATGGAAAAGTGTTTGAAGAAATTGATTTTCAAACCGAAGCAAATGCGATTGCAATAGGCCCAGGAATGGGAACCGATGAGAAAACGGTAAGAGCAATGGAGTCGTTCTTAAAGAAGCAAAAACAACCACTAGTGATAGATGCAGATGCGATTAATATCATTTCAAAACGACCATCACTTATGGAGCAAGTACCTCCATTATCTATTTTTACGCCACATCCAGGTGAGCTTGAGCGTTTAATAGGCAAGTGGGATGACGACTTTGATAAGCTAGAGAAAACAGCAAAATTTGCAAAAAATCATAATGTTATTATCGTAATTAAAGGTGCTCATACGATTACCGTTTATGATATGAATTTATATATAAACACTACTGGTAACCCTGGATTGTCTACAGCAGGAACAGGAGATGTGCTTACAGGAGTTATCACTGGGCATATAGCACAAGGATATCATCCTATGGAGGCCGCTATGATGGGAGTATACTTTCACGGTCTTGCAGCAGATGTTGCTGTAAATCAATACGGTATAGAAGGACTTATAGCAGGTGATGTAACAGAGTTTTTAGGAAGAGCAGTAATGAGCCTCTTTGAAAAACCAGAGCAAGAAGGAGCACAGGCACCACCACAACAGTAG
- a CDS encoding TonB-dependent receptor — MKFYLWLSIALLSITVTAQECSYTLSGYIIDLHDNEVLEGATIIIVGSERSVRTDAQGKYVITDLCEDQYTLQVSHPACETQLVKVTVSGNTTRTINMEHHLESLGDVEVVAHAHKSKSRTATESVVDHNILENNSAASLGDALKNLSGVTSLNTGNSVVKPVIQGLHSSRVVLITEGTRLQDQEWGVEHAPNIDVNAAGEVTVIKGAAGLQYGGDAIGGTIIIEPEQVPVKDTLFGRTIITGATNGRGGSLTTSLIKSYNNGWYGGINGTLKRFGDFEAPDYVLSNTALYERDLSVRIGVNKYRYGVEASYSIFDKESGILRSSHVGNAADLSVAINSQEPFVVEPFTYDINAPRQEVKHQIAKLKSFYRFDNFGKLSAQVDYQRNNRLEFDIRRDSDDLRPSIDLQLETIGGKIDFDYTADNTITAKVGISGRYQDHFPDPVTGVRRLIPDYQGYDFGIYALGSKDFGMWTIEAGARYDYNRINAKKFYITSLWEAREYDVNFAQFVVEEFENQIFVKPEFEYHNFSATAGASYEVNDATTVSLNYALASRSPNVSELFSDGLHQSAARLELGDLSFNQEVANKISLNFTRSTDTWSFTIAPFANFIEDFILIEPTGVQQTLRGSFPVWEYRQTQARLLGFDIDNNVQVTDRFEFSNQFSLVKGKDVTFDRALINVPSASTRNSVTYTMPSVNNLKLSLESNYVFRQNEFPDTNFDVFLPETNTTELVDISTPPDAYHLLNFRSSIDFVINDKSNLNVGLMVNNLFDTSYREYLNRQRYFADDLGRNFLLQLKINY, encoded by the coding sequence ATGAAATTTTATTTATGGCTTAGCATTGCCTTGCTGAGCATTACAGTTACAGCACAAGAGTGCTCGTACACTTTATCTGGATACATTATAGATTTACACGATAATGAAGTGCTTGAAGGAGCAACCATTATTATAGTAGGTTCTGAGCGATCTGTGAGAACAGATGCCCAAGGAAAATATGTGATTACAGATCTTTGTGAGGACCAGTATACACTACAGGTATCTCATCCTGCGTGTGAGACACAACTTGTAAAAGTAACTGTAAGCGGTAATACAACTCGCACTATTAATATGGAGCATCACCTAGAGTCTCTAGGCGATGTAGAGGTTGTTGCACACGCTCATAAAAGTAAAAGCCGTACAGCGACAGAGAGTGTGGTAGACCACAACATCTTAGAAAATAACAGCGCAGCATCACTAGGTGATGCGCTTAAAAATCTAAGTGGTGTTACCTCATTAAACACGGGTAACTCTGTTGTAAAGCCTGTGATACAGGGACTACACTCTAGTAGAGTAGTACTTATTACAGAAGGCACGCGCTTGCAAGATCAAGAATGGGGTGTAGAACATGCTCCTAATATAGATGTAAATGCGGCTGGTGAAGTCACAGTTATTAAAGGAGCAGCAGGATTGCAATATGGTGGTGATGCTATAGGAGGCACCATTATCATAGAGCCAGAGCAGGTACCTGTAAAGGATACCCTTTTTGGAAGAACAATTATAACCGGAGCGACCAATGGTCGTGGAGGTTCTCTGACTACTTCTTTAATAAAATCATATAATAACGGCTGGTATGGAGGCATAAATGGAACTTTGAAACGATTTGGGGATTTTGAAGCGCCAGATTATGTACTAAGTAACACAGCTCTGTATGAGAGAGACCTTTCTGTACGTATAGGAGTTAATAAATATCGTTACGGTGTAGAGGCTAGCTACTCGATTTTTGACAAAGAATCTGGTATTTTACGCTCATCGCACGTAGGTAATGCTGCAGATCTCTCGGTTGCTATAAACAGCCAAGAGCCCTTTGTAGTGGAGCCATTTACGTATGATATTAATGCCCCTAGACAGGAAGTAAAACATCAGATTGCAAAACTAAAGTCATTTTATCGCTTTGATAACTTTGGGAAGTTAAGTGCTCAGGTAGATTACCAGCGCAATAACAGACTAGAGTTTGACATACGTCGCGATAGCGATGACTTAAGACCATCTATTGATTTACAACTTGAAACTATAGGAGGGAAAATAGATTTTGACTACACGGCAGATAATACCATTACCGCAAAGGTGGGTATTTCTGGAAGGTACCAAGATCACTTTCCTGACCCCGTTACCGGAGTGAGGAGACTAATACCAGATTACCAAGGTTATGACTTTGGTATCTATGCGTTAGGTTCTAAAGACTTTGGAATGTGGACTATAGAAGCAGGAGCAAGATATGATTACAACCGCATCAATGCAAAGAAGTTTTACATCACTAGCCTCTGGGAAGCCAGGGAATATGATGTAAACTTTGCTCAGTTTGTTGTTGAAGAATTTGAAAATCAAATATTTGTAAAACCAGAATTTGAGTATCATAATTTCTCAGCAACAGCAGGAGCCTCTTATGAGGTAAATGATGCGACTACGGTTTCCTTAAACTATGCACTAGCATCACGCTCGCCTAATGTATCAGAATTATTTTCTGATGGATTACACCAGAGTGCTGCCCGTCTAGAGCTAGGTGACCTAAGTTTTAATCAAGAAGTCGCAAATAAAATTTCATTAAATTTTACAAGATCTACAGACACTTGGAGTTTTACTATTGCTCCGTTTGCAAACTTTATAGAGGATTTTATCCTTATAGAGCCTACAGGCGTACAGCAGACCTTAAGAGGTAGTTTTCCTGTATGGGAGTATAGACAGACACAAGCTAGACTGTTAGGTTTTGACATAGATAACAACGTTCAAGTAACAGATCGTTTTGAATTTTCTAATCAGTTTTCACTAGTAAAAGGAAAGGATGTAACCTTTGACAGAGCTTTAATTAATGTGCCTTCGGCGAGTACGCGTAACAGTGTTACGTATACAATGCCGTCTGTAAATAACTTGAAGCTGTCACTTGAGAGTAACTATGTATTTCGTCAAAATGAGTTTCCTGACACAAACTTTGACGTTTTTCTACCTGAGACTAACACAACAGAGTTAGTAGATATAAGCACACCTCCCGATGCGTATCATCTTCTCAACTTTAGAAGCTCTATTGATTTTGTAATAAATGATAAGAGCAATCTTAACGTAGGTCTTATGGTAAACAATCTATTTGACACCTCTTACAGGGAGTACTTAAATCGCCAGCGCTATTTTGCAGACGATCTAGGTAGAAATTTTTTATTACAACTTAAAATTAATTATTAA
- a CDS encoding DUF6787 family protein: MKDFKKRWEITQNWQFIHIILGLIAALFSAYLIARAIYVPAYDTSVPVATILLSLPIAFLIVWITLWLFKKLYSRWGVTYRWELIAIFLAFAVTGSTAGRLSNPLMDLIGLGKDVTSGWIYWPVRILLIFPIYQVLLVIFGWLFGQYTFFKAFATKMVSRMGLGFIFSK, encoded by the coding sequence ATGAAAGACTTTAAAAAACGCTGGGAAATCACTCAAAACTGGCAATTTATACATATTATTCTCGGTTTGATAGCTGCTCTTTTTTCGGCATATTTAATTGCTCGAGCTATTTATGTGCCGGCATATGACACTTCTGTACCCGTAGCAACTATTTTACTCAGTCTGCCCATTGCTTTCCTTATTGTTTGGATAACGCTTTGGCTATTTAAAAAACTCTATTCTAGATGGGGAGTAACATATCGCTGGGAACTTATTGCAATTTTTCTAGCTTTTGCTGTAACTGGCTCAACAGCAGGCCGGTTATCAAATCCGTTAATGGATTTGATAGGCTTAGGAAAAGATGTCACTAGCGGATGGATCTATTGGCCTGTTAGAATCTTGTTAATTTTTCCTATTTATCAAGTGCTTTTAGTGATATTTGGTTGGTTATTTGGTCAGTATACATTCTTTAAGGCTTTTGCTACAAAAATGGTTTCAAGAATGGGATTAGGCTTTATATTCTCAAAGTAG
- a CDS encoding DUF6146 family protein → MKKIIYLAILTATIIGCATTSGTKDIGNTADNASDTIRIANDSLEYEIIIIEPGFNTWLVTQRPRGFYGQFFLENKNRFYVTEYNNRVNNLTQYDPNLYIQRIDYNSNTDYGYEVNYLLYNWFEFFQERNNQKLR, encoded by the coding sequence ATGAAAAAGATAATTTACTTAGCAATTCTTACCGCAACCATAATAGGTTGTGCAACCACAAGTGGAACAAAAGATATAGGCAATACTGCAGATAATGCATCAGATACAATACGAATTGCAAATGACAGTCTCGAATATGAAATTATTATCATTGAACCTGGTTTTAATACATGGCTCGTTACACAACGTCCTAGAGGGTTTTATGGTCAGTTTTTCTTAGAAAACAAAAATAGATTTTATGTTACTGAATATAATAATAGAGTAAATAACCTAACACAGTACGACCCCAATCTATATATCCAGCGCATAGATTATAATTCAAATACCGATTATGGGTATGAAGTTAATTATCTATTATATAATTGGTTCGAATTTTTTCAAGAACGCAACAATCAGAAACTACGATAA